In Oleiharenicola lentus, the following are encoded in one genomic region:
- the trhA gene encoding PAQR family membrane homeostasis protein TrhA — protein MSHSAHSHHVEEEFSLPLFIVTVVLSFAGLIGLFWLAAPQQVWLVQVGATAGKFVAAFLVVHLFACFVEFFFHRYVLHKPVIPFLSRFYRQHTLHHNLTRIGRKRTPGGREIPFVENIYPIIEEEQKEASFFPWYTLAVFGLLTTPLLALLQWVAPSFPWFFAGYGAMAFSMALYEIFHAIEHWPFEKWAVLIEKPRMGWFWRKVYSFHLRHHAVIDCNEAISGFFTLPIADFVFSTWIFPKSLYTDGGEWEASEFTSPKPCRFIQWCDQASDEIVRNRRLAAQGAPVKPLLAPAPGPQRTRLERTIHALTHGIGLAVSTASLILLVAFAAMKGNAWHLASFTVFGVSLVLLYVSFALYHRREETEWKLTLRKYAHAAIFLVIAGTATPFLLVSMRGPWGWSLFGVIWGLCTAGVALQFLFSGRYRVATAMAYILIGLLAVVAVKPVVATLGAGELGLVLAGVACYTAGLAFTFWRLPRFEIVPRQLLFQAGSVCHLLAVLLFVLPHA, from the coding sequence ATGTCGCACTCAGCCCATTCCCACCATGTCGAGGAGGAGTTCTCGCTTCCTCTCTTCATCGTTACCGTCGTGTTGTCGTTTGCCGGTCTCATCGGACTCTTCTGGCTCGCTGCGCCCCAGCAGGTCTGGCTCGTGCAGGTAGGCGCCACCGCCGGCAAGTTCGTTGCCGCCTTCCTGGTGGTCCACCTGTTCGCCTGCTTCGTGGAGTTCTTCTTCCACCGCTACGTCCTGCACAAGCCGGTTATCCCCTTCCTCAGCCGCTTCTACCGCCAGCACACGCTGCACCACAACCTCACCCGCATCGGCCGCAAGCGCACGCCCGGCGGCCGCGAGATCCCCTTCGTCGAAAATATCTACCCGATCATCGAGGAGGAGCAGAAGGAGGCCTCGTTCTTCCCGTGGTATACCCTGGCCGTCTTCGGCCTGCTGACCACGCCCCTGCTGGCGCTGCTGCAATGGGTGGCCCCGTCCTTCCCGTGGTTTTTCGCCGGCTACGGCGCGATGGCCTTCTCGATGGCCCTCTACGAAATCTTCCACGCCATCGAGCACTGGCCGTTTGAGAAATGGGCCGTGCTGATCGAGAAGCCCCGCATGGGCTGGTTCTGGCGCAAGGTTTACAGCTTCCACCTCCGCCACCACGCCGTGATCGACTGCAACGAGGCCATCTCCGGTTTCTTCACGCTGCCGATCGCCGACTTCGTGTTCAGCACGTGGATCTTCCCCAAGTCGCTCTACACCGACGGCGGCGAGTGGGAGGCCTCCGAGTTCACCAGCCCCAAGCCCTGCCGCTTCATCCAATGGTGCGACCAGGCCAGCGACGAAATCGTGCGCAACCGCCGCCTCGCCGCCCAGGGCGCGCCGGTGAAACCCCTGCTTGCCCCCGCCCCCGGCCCGCAGCGCACGCGGCTGGAGCGCACCATCCACGCCCTCACCCACGGCATCGGCCTCGCGGTCAGCACCGCCAGCCTCATCCTCCTCGTGGCCTTTGCCGCCATGAAGGGCAACGCGTGGCACCTCGCCAGCTTCACCGTCTTCGGCGTTTCCCTGGTGCTGCTCTACGTGTCCTTCGCGCTTTATCACCGTCGCGAGGAAACCGAATGGAAGCTCACCCTGCGCAAATACGCCCACGCCGCGATCTTCCTCGTCATCGCCGGCACCGCCACGCCCTTCCTGCTCGTCTCCATGCGCGGCCCCTGGGGCTGGTCGCTCTTCGGCGTCATCTGGGGCCTCTGCACCGCCGGCGTCGCCCTGCAGTTCCTCTTCAGCGGACGCTACCGTGTCGCCACCGCCATGGCCTACATTCTGATCGGCCTGCTGGCCGTGGTCGCCGTCAAGCCGGTGGTCGCCACCTTGGGCGCCGGGGAACTCGGGTTGGTCCTGGCCGGCGTCGCCTGCTACACCGCCGGTCTGGCCTTCACCTTCTGGCGCCTGCCCCGCTTCGAGATCGTGCCGCGCCAGCTGCTCTTCCAGGCCGGCAGCGTCTGCCACCTGCTCGCCGTGCTGCTGTTCGTGCTGCCGCACGCCTGA
- the msrA gene encoding peptide-methionine (S)-S-oxide reductase MsrA yields the protein MRHLITILFLALTMNVQAESKPASQTAFATFGGGCFWCTEAVFELLPGVKAVVSGYAGGHVPNPTYQQICTGETGHAEVIRIEFDPAVVSYERLVEVFFEAHDPTTLNRQGADEGTQYRSVIFFEDAAQKAAAEKGKAAAQAGFDDPIVTEISPLPKFYPAEKYHQDYFRNNPNQGYCTFVIRPKVNKLQKKGVIGKE from the coding sequence ATGCGACACCTTATCACCATCCTGTTCCTAGCCCTGACCATGAACGTCCAAGCCGAGAGCAAACCTGCTTCGCAAACTGCATTCGCCACCTTCGGGGGCGGGTGCTTCTGGTGCACGGAGGCGGTGTTTGAGCTGCTGCCGGGCGTGAAGGCCGTCGTGAGCGGCTATGCCGGCGGTCATGTGCCCAATCCGACCTACCAGCAGATCTGCACCGGCGAAACCGGCCACGCCGAGGTCATCCGCATCGAGTTCGATCCCGCGGTCGTGAGCTACGAGCGCCTGGTCGAGGTGTTTTTCGAGGCGCACGATCCGACCACGCTCAACCGCCAGGGCGCGGACGAGGGCACACAATACCGCTCGGTCATTTTTTTCGAGGACGCCGCGCAGAAGGCCGCCGCCGAGAAGGGGAAGGCCGCTGCGCAGGCCGGATTCGATGACCCGATCGTGACCGAGATCAGCCCGCTGCCGAAATTCTACCCGGCGGAGAAATACCATCAGGACTATTTCCGCAACAACCCGAACCAGGGTTACTGCACCTTCGTGATCCGGCCCAAGGTCAACAAACTGCAGAAGAAGGGCGTGATCGGGAAGGAGTGA
- a CDS encoding RNA-binding S4 domain-containing protein → MSDPRLDKWLWCVRVCKTRAEATALCRNGRVQINQLDAKPGRDLHVGETVVARIGMVTRTLKVIAHPRARVAAKQVPEFAEDLTPPAEYERAKQASLEHMLARERGRGRPTKKDRRDMGRLFGFD, encoded by the coding sequence ATGTCCGATCCCCGGCTCGACAAGTGGCTCTGGTGCGTGCGCGTCTGCAAGACCCGCGCCGAGGCCACCGCGCTCTGCCGCAACGGCCGTGTGCAGATCAACCAGCTCGACGCCAAGCCCGGCCGCGATCTCCACGTCGGCGAAACGGTCGTGGCCCGCATCGGCATGGTCACGCGCACGCTCAAGGTGATTGCCCATCCCCGCGCACGCGTCGCGGCGAAACAGGTGCCGGAGTTCGCCGAGGACCTCACGCCGCCCGCCGAATACGAACGTGCCAAGCAGGCCTCCCTGGAGCACATGCTCGCCCGCGAACGCGGCCGCGGCCGGCCCACCAAGAAGGACCGGCGCGACATGGGCCGGCTGTTCGGATTCGATTGA
- a CDS encoding HDOD domain-containing protein, producing MLVPLTPRQTTDMAAAALSSGRGAGLPELLELVQTLASKMERISIAELAELIEQDPVVATRLVSMANLIALNPGMKQLTGVPHAIHQIGFQRVRGLAMSLLLLKSSGERQNPPEQRQAASRALCAGLIAQACARQISAVDPDMVFACATLRQIGRIVLPVVSLEHYKAAVAAAGTKSEDAAFRQFFGLAPLELSRELLKTYALPAEIRHALVEFHPGGSDDAAPSSHAERLTGLAEYGNRLTRIVLDVTLDDSAYAAETTQLAKTFGAILPNVSELLVQTLDFAGERLAQFMQVPGVSSAPEVMLRRIRSRLPKPETVVQAPAPLETAGEPVAASALSAAPTVTASTTPFPEVAVAPRPPATSSEVSTAPPREVLPEAITLVPEPVRTVTPDEPWLEVLRPVRDGFAADDCAVFLRAAPDGPFILADGVGAFATHHLDIASVHPAEKTVFSIALARREAVVIHDSRTATILPYLPAWFQGDTHTPAAFVLVPLPAGDQVGGLVLIGWSHARRIELTPGHEALLNLLRTSAQRLITATKPSAVIARTA from the coding sequence ATGCTGGTCCCTCTGACCCCACGGCAGACCACCGACATGGCCGCCGCCGCCCTTTCCTCCGGGCGGGGTGCAGGGCTTCCTGAGTTGCTCGAACTCGTCCAGACGCTGGCCAGCAAGATGGAACGCATCTCCATCGCGGAACTGGCTGAGCTGATCGAACAGGATCCCGTCGTCGCCACGCGACTCGTCAGCATGGCCAACCTCATCGCCCTCAACCCGGGCATGAAGCAGCTCACCGGCGTCCCGCACGCCATCCACCAGATCGGCTTCCAGCGCGTGCGCGGTCTGGCGATGTCGCTGCTGCTCCTGAAATCCTCCGGCGAGCGGCAAAACCCGCCCGAACAGCGCCAGGCGGCCTCGCGCGCGCTCTGCGCCGGTTTGATCGCCCAGGCCTGCGCGCGGCAGATTTCCGCCGTGGATCCCGACATGGTTTTCGCCTGTGCCACGCTGCGCCAGATCGGTCGCATCGTGCTGCCCGTCGTGTCGCTCGAACATTACAAGGCGGCTGTCGCTGCGGCCGGCACCAAGTCCGAGGACGCCGCTTTCCGCCAGTTCTTCGGGCTGGCGCCGTTGGAACTCAGCCGCGAACTGCTCAAGACCTACGCCCTGCCCGCCGAGATCCGCCACGCCCTGGTCGAGTTTCATCCCGGCGGCTCCGACGATGCCGCGCCCTCGTCGCACGCTGAACGCCTCACCGGTCTGGCCGAATATGGCAACCGGCTCACCCGTATTGTGCTGGATGTCACCTTGGATGATTCCGCCTATGCCGCGGAGACCACTCAGCTGGCCAAAACCTTCGGCGCCATCCTGCCCAACGTGAGTGAACTTCTGGTCCAGACCCTCGATTTTGCCGGAGAGCGGCTCGCGCAGTTCATGCAGGTGCCGGGCGTTTCTTCCGCCCCGGAAGTGATGTTGCGCCGCATCCGCTCGCGACTGCCCAAGCCCGAAACCGTGGTTCAGGCACCGGCTCCGCTGGAAACCGCCGGCGAGCCGGTGGCGGCTTCCGCCCTCTCCGCCGCCCCAACCGTGACCGCGAGCACGACTCCGTTTCCGGAAGTGGCGGTCGCACCGCGGCCACCGGCGACATCCTCGGAAGTATCCACTGCCCCGCCCCGCGAGGTCCTGCCCGAGGCCATCACCCTGGTGCCCGAGCCCGTGCGCACCGTCACCCCGGACGAACCCTGGCTGGAAGTGCTGCGACCGGTGCGCGACGGTTTTGCGGCCGACGACTGTGCAGTCTTTCTGCGCGCCGCACCGGACGGTCCCTTCATCCTCGCGGATGGCGTCGGTGCTTTCGCGACCCACCACCTCGACATCGCGTCGGTTCATCCTGCCGAGAAAACCGTCTTCAGCATCGCCCTGGCCCGGCGCGAGGCGGTGGTGATTCACGATTCCCGGACCGCCACGATCCTGCCCTACCTCCCGGCCTGGTTTCAGGGGGACACGCACACCCCCGCGGCCTTTGTGCTCGTGCCCCTGCCGGCCGGCGACCAGGTCGGCGGCCTCGTGCTGATCGGTTGGTCACACGCGCGCCGGATCGAACTCACGCCCGGCCACGAGGCGCTGCTGAATCTCCTGCGCACCAGCGCACAACGCCTGATCACCGCGACGAAACCGTCCGCCGTCATCGCCCGCACGGCCTGA
- a CDS encoding transposase — MGISNRRIGWLTQEFHAAFRSTLERNAEHYGVAVPAYCLMPDHLHVLAAGMNHNSDQALWSRAVRRRLNEVLKPFSLQKQAYDHILRTNESGPDAFTALAFYISQNPVRAGHVTASTDWPFVGAKVPALPGLDPRHATFREDWWRYWNSLPG, encoded by the coding sequence ATGGGTATCAGCAACCGGCGAATCGGTTGGTTGACCCAGGAGTTTCACGCCGCCTTTCGCTCAACCTTGGAAAGGAACGCTGAACACTACGGCGTGGCTGTCCCCGCCTATTGCCTGATGCCGGATCACCTTCATGTGCTTGCTGCGGGCATGAACCACAACAGTGACCAAGCTCTTTGGAGTCGTGCCGTTCGACGACGCCTGAATGAAGTCCTGAAACCATTCAGCCTGCAGAAACAGGCCTACGATCATATCCTGCGGACGAACGAATCGGGGCCGGATGCGTTCACCGCGTTGGCATTCTACATCAGCCAAAATCCAGTGCGCGCCGGACATGTAACTGCATCGACAGATTGGCCATTTGTAGGCGCAAAGGTGCCGGCTTTGCCCGGACTGGACCCGCGGCACGCGACGTTTCGGGAGGATTGGTGGCGATATTGGAACTCGCTGCCTGGCTGA
- the ettA gene encoding energy-dependent translational throttle protein EttA, translated as MAKSDESAPKIIFSMLGVSKKIERKEILRDISLSFYYGAKIGVLGLNGSGKSSLMRILAGIDTEIDGRVHFEPGYPVGFLPQEPQLTAGATVRACVEEGVKHLTDLTAAYDASWDELAEAADDAARDAISDKQAKLQEKIEHLGAWDVAPLVEQAMDALRCPPPDQIVDNLSGGERRRVALARLLLQKPSILLLDEPTNHLDADSVNWLEQHLSRYEGTVIAVTHDRYFLDNVAGWILELDHGHGLPFKGNYSSWLEQKQAMASVAERTENKRQKAMARELEWIRSSAKARQSKGQARINAYEAMLKQDVAEQEKKFEIIIPPGPRLGNLVVQAQGVAKAYGDKLLYDNLEFSLPPGGIVGIIGPNGAGKTTLFKLITSLEKPDAGTFKIGDTVKTAYVEQSRDSLEGDKTIWEVISGGQEIMQLGKRSVNSRAYCAQFGFTGADQSKKVGILSGGERNRVLLARVLKSEANLLLLDEPTNDLDVNSIRALEEALETFAGCAVIISHDRWFLDRTATHIMAFEGDSYVHWFAGNYSAYLEDFKKRKGKDADQPHRIKYRKLTR; from the coding sequence ATGGCCAAGTCCGACGAATCCGCCCCGAAGATCATTTTCTCGATGCTCGGCGTCTCGAAGAAAATCGAGCGCAAGGAAATCCTCCGCGACATCTCGCTGTCGTTTTATTACGGCGCGAAGATCGGCGTGCTCGGCCTCAACGGCTCCGGCAAGTCCTCGCTCATGCGCATTCTCGCGGGCATCGACACCGAGATCGACGGCCGCGTGCATTTCGAACCGGGTTATCCCGTCGGCTTCCTGCCGCAGGAACCCCAGCTCACGGCCGGCGCCACGGTGCGCGCCTGCGTCGAGGAGGGCGTGAAGCACCTGACCGACCTCACCGCCGCCTACGACGCGAGCTGGGACGAGCTGGCCGAGGCCGCCGATGACGCCGCGCGCGACGCGATCTCGGACAAGCAGGCCAAGCTCCAGGAAAAGATCGAGCACCTCGGCGCCTGGGATGTGGCCCCGCTGGTCGAGCAGGCGATGGACGCCCTGCGTTGCCCGCCGCCCGACCAGATCGTGGACAACCTGTCCGGCGGCGAGCGCCGCCGCGTCGCGCTCGCGCGCCTGCTGTTGCAGAAGCCGTCCATCCTGCTCCTCGACGAGCCGACCAACCACCTCGACGCCGACTCGGTCAACTGGCTGGAGCAGCACCTGTCGCGCTACGAGGGCACGGTCATCGCCGTGACGCACGACCGCTACTTCCTCGACAACGTCGCCGGCTGGATCCTCGAGCTCGACCACGGGCACGGCCTGCCGTTCAAGGGCAACTATTCCTCGTGGCTGGAGCAGAAGCAGGCGATGGCCAGCGTGGCCGAGCGCACCGAGAACAAGCGGCAGAAGGCGATGGCGCGCGAGCTGGAGTGGATCCGCTCCTCGGCCAAGGCCCGGCAGTCGAAGGGTCAGGCGCGCATCAACGCCTACGAGGCGATGCTCAAGCAGGACGTGGCCGAGCAGGAGAAGAAGTTCGAGATCATCATCCCGCCCGGTCCGCGCCTCGGCAATTTGGTCGTGCAGGCGCAGGGCGTGGCCAAGGCCTACGGCGACAAGCTGCTCTACGACAACCTGGAGTTCTCGCTGCCGCCCGGCGGCATCGTCGGCATCATCGGCCCCAACGGCGCGGGCAAGACGACGCTGTTCAAACTCATCACCAGCCTGGAAAAGCCCGACGCCGGCACGTTCAAGATCGGCGACACGGTGAAGACCGCCTACGTCGAGCAGTCGCGCGACTCGCTCGAAGGCGACAAGACCATCTGGGAAGTCATCAGCGGCGGGCAGGAGATCATGCAGCTCGGCAAGCGCTCGGTGAACAGCCGCGCCTACTGCGCGCAGTTTGGCTTCACCGGCGCCGACCAGTCCAAGAAGGTCGGCATCCTCTCCGGCGGTGAGCGCAACCGGGTGCTGCTGGCGCGCGTGCTGAAGAGTGAGGCCAACCTGCTGCTGCTCGACGAGCCGACCAACGACCTCGACGTGAACTCCATCCGCGCGCTGGAGGAGGCGCTTGAGACCTTTGCCGGCTGTGCGGTGATCATCTCGCACGACCGCTGGTTCCTTGACCGCACGGCGACGCACATCATGGCCTTCGAGGGCGACAGCTACGTCCACTGGTTCGCCGGCAATTACTCCGCCTACCTGGAGGATTTCAAGAAGCGGAAGGGCAAAGACGCCGACCAGCCGCACCGGATCAAGTATCGTAAGCTGACGCGGTAA
- a CDS encoding MBL fold metallo-hydrolase yields the protein MKLIDLNRQGGIGANCLLLMIGELNILVDCGLNPKTPGVEALPDLSLLRDIELDLIIITHCHLDHIGGLPVLMRQHPKTPVLLTQSSRMLIEKMLHNSANVMQKQKEEDGIAGYPLFTHKEIERLTPRFHGLPFKKVKKIKGKRGELELMFHPSGHVAGATAVEIHHGMRKIFLTGDVLFDHLRTLKGAHFPIGHFDTLIIETTRGMTERAYGKERVHEIARLIDSINDTIARGGSFLLPVFALGRMQELLAVFHDARRFGRLIECPIYAGGLGIGLSELFDEVSRKTNDVQFDARILRDLGLRKLPKKLTPGQEPHQKGLYIVSSGMLVEKTPSYTLASGLVGHARNTVGFVGFCDPDTPGGKLLATKPGATFHFDAVDVRAKVRARVERFELSGHAERGELLEFAVQTKARSIVLTHGDPDARDWFKVQLAEQLPKARVVDPVPLRMYEV from the coding sequence ATGAAACTCATCGACCTCAACCGCCAGGGCGGCATCGGCGCCAATTGCCTCCTCCTCATGATCGGGGAACTCAACATCCTCGTGGACTGCGGGCTGAACCCGAAGACTCCCGGCGTCGAGGCGCTGCCTGATCTCTCGCTCCTGCGCGACATCGAGCTGGACCTGATCATCATCACGCACTGCCACCTGGACCACATCGGCGGCCTGCCGGTGCTGATGCGCCAGCATCCGAAGACCCCCGTGCTGCTCACGCAGTCGAGCCGCATGCTCATCGAGAAGATGCTGCACAATTCCGCCAACGTGATGCAGAAACAGAAGGAGGAGGACGGCATCGCCGGCTACCCGCTGTTCACGCACAAGGAAATCGAGCGGCTCACCCCGCGGTTCCACGGCCTGCCGTTCAAGAAGGTCAAGAAGATCAAGGGCAAGCGGGGCGAGCTGGAGCTCATGTTCCATCCGTCGGGCCATGTGGCCGGCGCGACCGCGGTCGAGATCCACCACGGCATGCGCAAGATCTTCCTCACCGGCGACGTGCTCTTCGACCACCTGCGCACGCTGAAGGGCGCGCATTTTCCCATCGGGCATTTCGACACCCTCATCATCGAGACGACCCGCGGCATGACCGAGCGCGCCTACGGCAAGGAGCGCGTGCACGAGATCGCGCGCCTCATCGACTCGATCAACGACACCATCGCGCGCGGCGGCTCGTTCCTGCTGCCCGTGTTCGCGCTCGGCCGCATGCAGGAGCTGCTCGCGGTTTTCCACGACGCCCGCCGCTTCGGCCGCCTCATCGAGTGCCCGATCTACGCCGGCGGCCTGGGCATCGGGCTGTCCGAGCTGTTTGACGAGGTTTCGCGCAAGACCAACGACGTGCAGTTCGACGCTCGCATCCTCCGCGACCTCGGTCTGCGCAAGCTGCCCAAGAAGCTCACGCCCGGCCAGGAGCCGCACCAGAAGGGTCTCTATATTGTCAGCTCCGGCATGCTCGTGGAGAAGACGCCCAGCTACACGCTCGCCTCGGGCCTCGTCGGCCACGCGCGCAACACGGTTGGCTTCGTCGGTTTCTGCGATCCCGACACGCCCGGCGGCAAGCTGCTGGCGACCAAGCCGGGCGCGACCTTCCATTTCGACGCCGTGGACGTGCGCGCCAAGGTCCGCGCGCGGGTCGAGCGGTTCGAGCTGAGCGGACACGCCGAGCGCGGGGAGCTCCTGGAATTTGCCGTTCAGACCAAGGCCCGGAGCATCGTGCTCACGCACGGCGACCCCGACGCCCGCGACTGGTTCAAGGTCCAGCTCGCCGAGCAACTGCCCAAGGCCCGCGTCGTGGACCCGGTGCCGTTGCGGATGTATGAGGTGTGA
- a CDS encoding OmpW/AlkL family protein, whose translation MNQTLRCFTHGALLLLCAVSLPAASPWSVRLRATYLQTVDKSDAFTALGVNFAADAVSVSDRLIPEVDIAYAFTDTLSAELVLTIPQKHSVSLAGIGQLGSFKHLPPTLLLQYRALPGASIRPYVAAGINYTLIFDEKLSVAGVPLGLESSSAGLALQAGVDWQLDERWSFNVDLKRANIRSDVSAGGAKLTEARLDPWLYAVGVRYQF comes from the coding sequence ATGAACCAAACCCTCCGTTGTTTCACGCACGGTGCGCTCCTCCTGTTGTGCGCCGTCTCCCTGCCTGCCGCCAGTCCCTGGTCGGTCCGCCTCCGGGCGACCTACCTCCAGACGGTGGACAAGTCCGACGCCTTCACCGCGCTTGGGGTCAATTTCGCCGCCGATGCTGTCTCGGTCAGCGACCGGCTGATTCCCGAGGTGGACATCGCCTATGCGTTCACCGACACCCTGTCGGCCGAACTCGTGCTGACCATTCCGCAGAAGCATTCCGTTTCCCTGGCGGGGATCGGTCAGCTGGGCAGCTTCAAGCACCTGCCGCCGACGCTGCTCCTCCAATATCGTGCGCTGCCCGGAGCGTCGATCCGGCCGTATGTGGCGGCCGGCATCAACTACACCCTGATCTTCGACGAGAAGCTGTCGGTGGCGGGCGTGCCACTCGGTCTCGAAAGCAGCAGCGCGGGCCTCGCGCTGCAGGCGGGCGTGGATTGGCAGCTTGATGAGCGCTGGTCGTTCAACGTGGACCTGAAGCGCGCCAACATCCGCTCCGATGTGTCCGCCGGCGGCGCCAAGCTGACCGAGGCCCGTCTCGATCCGTGGCTCTACGCCGTGGGCGTGCGCTACCAGTTCTGA